From the Panthera leo isolate Ple1 chromosome C1, P.leo_Ple1_pat1.1, whole genome shotgun sequence genome, one window contains:
- the ACAP3 gene encoding arf-GAP with coiled-coil, ANK repeat and PH domain-containing protein 3 isoform X1, whose translation MTVEFEECIKDSPRFRATIDEVETDVVEIEAKLDKLVKLCSGMIEAGKAYVTTNRLFVSGVRDLSQQCQGDTVISECLQRFGDSLQEMVNYHMILFDQAQRSVRQQLHNFVKEDVRKFKETKKQFDKVREDMELSLVRNAQAPRHRPHEVEEATGALTLTRKCFRHLALDYVLQINVLQAKKKFEILDSMLSFMHAQHSFFQQGYSLLHQLDPYMKKLAAELDQLVIDSAVEKREMERKHAAIQQRTLLQDFSYDEPKVEFDVDAPSGVVMEGYLFKRASNAFKTWNRRWFSIQNSQLVYQKKLKDVLTVVVDDLRLCSVKPCEDIERRFCFEVVSPTKSCMLQADSEKLRQAWVQAVQASIASAYRESPDSCYSERLDRTASPSTSSIDSATDSRERSVKGESVLQRVQNVAGNSQCGDCGQPDPRWASINLGVLLCIECSGIHRSLGVHCSKVRSLTLDSWEPELLKLMCELGNSTVNQIYEAQCEGPGGRKPTASSPRQDKEAWIKDKYVEKKFLRKPPSAPARDVPRPWRAQKCQRHHSSPRVPAARRKVRLEPILPSVAALSSAGAVERKFRRDSLFCPDELDSLFSYFDAGAAAAGPRSLSSDSGLGGSSDGSSDVLAFGAGSVVDSVTEEEGAESEESSGEADGEAEAWGLADVRELHPGLLAHRAARTRDLRALAMALAHGAEVNWADAEDEGKTPLVQAVLGGSLIVCEFLLQNGADVNQRDSRGRAPLHHATLLGRTGQVCLFLKRGADQHALDHKQQDPLSIAIQEANADIVTLLRLARMAEEMREAEAPPGQPGPLAGSSPTELQYRRCIQEFISLHLEES comes from the exons ATGACGGTGGAGTTCGAGGAGTGCATCAAGGACTCGCCGCGCTTCAG GGCTACTATTGACGAGGTGGAAACAGACGTGGTGGAGATCGAGGCAAAACTAGACAAG CTGGTCAAGCTGTGCAGTGGCATGATCGAGGCTGGCAAGGCCTATGTCACGACCAACAGGCTCTTCGTGAGTGGTGTTCGAGACCTGTCCCAGCAGTGCCAGGGCGACACCGTCATCTCG GAATGTCTGCAGAGGTTTGGAGACAGCTTGCAGGAGATGGTCAACTACCACATG ATCCTGTTTGACCAGGCCCAGAGGTCTGTGCGGCAGCAACTGCACAACTTCGTCAAAGA GGATGTGCGGAAATTCAAGGAGACCAAGAAACAGTTTGACAAAGTTCGGGAGGACATGGAGCTGTCCCTCGTGAGGAATGCCCAGGCCCCACGGCACCGGCCCCACGAGGTGGAGGAGGCCACGGGTGCCTTGACCCTCACCCGGAAGTGTTTCCGTCACCTGGCACTAGACTATGTGCTCCAG ATCAACGTACTCCAGGCCAAGAAGAAGTTCGAGATCTTGGATTCT ATGCTGTCCTTCATGCACGCCCAGCACAGCTTCTTCCAGCAGGGCTATAGCCTGCTGCACCAGCTGGACCCCTACATGAAGAAGCTGGCAGCCGAG ctaGACCAGCTGGTGATCGACTCGGCGGTGGAAAAGCGTGAGATGGAGCGAAAGCATGCTGCCATCCAGCAGCGG ACGCTGCTGCAG GACTTCTCCTACGATGAGCCCAAAGTGGAGTTTGATGTGGACGCGCCCAGCGGTGTGGTGATGGAGGGCTACCTCTTCAAGAGGGCCAGTAATGCCTTCAAGACGTGGAACCG GCGCTGGTTCTCCATCCAGAACAGCCAGCTGGTCTACCAGAAGAAACTCAAG GACGTGCTCACCGTGGTGGTGGATGACCTCCGTCTGTGCTCCGTGAAGCCATGTGAGGACATCGAACGGAGGTTCTGTTTTGAGGTCGTGTCACCCACCAA GAGCTGCATGCTGCAGGCCGACTCAGAGAAGCTGCGGCAGGCCTGGGTTCAAGCTGTGCAGGCCAGCATCGCCTCTGCCTACCGGGAGAGCCCGGACAGCTGCTACAGTGAG AGGCTGGACCGCACGGCGTCTCCATCCACGAGCAGCATCGACTCTGCTACGGACTCGCGGGAGCGCAGCGTCAAGGGCGAGAGCGTGCTGCAGCGTGTGCAGAACGTGGCTGGCAATAGCCAGTGTGGGGACTGTGGCCAGCCGGATCCCCGCTGGGCCAGCATCAACCTGGGGGTGCTGCTCTGCATCGAGTGCTCCGGCATCCACAG GAGCCTGGGTGTCCACTGCTCCAAGGTGCGGTCCCTGACCCTGGACTCATGGGAGCCAGAGCTGCTGAAG CTGATGTGTGAGCTCGGAAACAGCACCGTGAACCAGATCTACGAGGCTCAGTGTGAGGGGCCAGGTGGCAGGAAGCCCACAGCCAGCAGCCCTAG GCAGGACAAGGAGGCCTGGATCAAGGACAAGTATGTGGAGAAGAAGTTCCTGCGGAAGCCACCGTCGGCACCAGCCCGGGACGTCCCCCGGCCCTGGAGGGCGCAAAAGTGCCAGCGCCACCACAGCTCCCCCCGGGTCCCCGCTGCCCGCCGCAAGGTCCGGCTGGAGCCCATCCTGCCCTCTGTGGCTGCTCTGTCCTCAG CAGGTGCTGTGGAGCGCAAGTTCCGGAGGGACTCTCTCTTCTGCCCGGATGAGCTGGACTCCCTCTTCTCCTACTTCGATGCTGGGGCTGCTGCAGCCGGTCCACGGA GTCTGAGCAGCGACAGTGGCTTAGGAGGCAGCTCTGATGGCAGCTCTGACGTTCTGGCCTTTGGCGCAGGCTCTGTTGTGGACAGCGTCACTGAGGAGG AGGGTGCAGAGTCGGAGGAGTCCAGCGGGGAGGCGGACGGAGAAGCAGAGGCCTGGGGCCTGGCGGACGTGCGCGAGCTGCACCCTGGTCTACTGGCGCACCGAGCGGCGCGAACCCGAGACCTCCGAGCGCTGGCCATGGCGCTGGCGCACGGGGCAGAGGTCAACTGGGCCGACGCGGAGGACGAGGGCAAGACGCCGTTGGTGCAGGCTGTGCTGGGG GGCTCCTTGATTGTCTGTGAATTCCTTCTGCAAAACGGAGCAGACGTGAACCAAAGAGACAGCCGGGGCAGGGCGCCGCTGCACCACGCCACGCTCCTGGGACGCACGGG TCAGGTCTGCCTGTTCTTGAAGCGGGGGGCCGACCAGCACGCCTTGGACCACAAGCAGCAGGACCCGCTGAGCATCGCCATCCAGGAGGCAAACGCGGACATCGTCACTTT GCTCCGGCTGGCCCGCATGGCTGAGGAGATGCGAGAGGCGGAGGCGCCCCCGGGCCAGCCGGGCCCCCTGGCGGGCAGCAGCCCCACGGAGCTCCAGTACCGCAGGTGCATCCAGGAGTTCATCAGCCTCCACCTGGAGGAGAGCTAG
- the ACAP3 gene encoding arf-GAP with coiled-coil, ANK repeat and PH domain-containing protein 3 isoform X3, with protein MIEAGKAYVTTNRLFVSGVRDLSQQCQGDTVISECLQRFGDSLQEMVNYHMILFDQAQRSVRQQLHNFVKEDVRKFKETKKQFDKVREDMELSLVRNAQAPRHRPHEVEEATGALTLTRKCFRHLALDYVLQINVLQAKKKFEILDSMLSFMHAQHSFFQQGYSLLHQLDPYMKKLAAELDQLVIDSAVEKREMERKHAAIQQRTLLQDFSYDEPKVEFDVDAPSGVVMEGYLFKRASNAFKTWNRRWFSIQNSQLVYQKKLKDVLTVVVDDLRLCSVKPCEDIERRFCFEVVSPTKSCMLQADSEKLRQAWVQAVQASIASAYRESPDSCYSERLDRTASPSTSSIDSATDSRERSVKGESVLQRVQNVAGNSQCGDCGQPDPRWASINLGVLLCIECSGIHRSLGVHCSKVRSLTLDSWEPELLKLMCELGNSTVNQIYEAQCEGPGGRKPTASSPRQDKEAWIKDKYVEKKFLRKPPSAPARDVPRPWRAQKCQRHHSSPRVPAARRKVRLEPILPSVAALSSAGAVERKFRRDSLFCPDELDSLFSYFDAGAAAAGPRSLSSDSGLGGSSDGSSDVLAFGAGSVVDSVTEEEGAESEESSGEADGEAEAWGLADVRELHPGLLAHRAARTRDLRALAMALAHGAEVNWADAEDEGKTPLVQAVLGGSLIVCEFLLQNGADVNQRDSRGRAPLHHATLLGRTGQVCLFLKRGADQHALDHKQQDPLSIAIQEANADIVTLLRLARMAEEMREAEAPPGQPGPLAGSSPTELQYRRCIQEFISLHLEES; from the exons ATGATCGAGGCTGGCAAGGCCTATGTCACGACCAACAGGCTCTTCGTGAGTGGTGTTCGAGACCTGTCCCAGCAGTGCCAGGGCGACACCGTCATCTCG GAATGTCTGCAGAGGTTTGGAGACAGCTTGCAGGAGATGGTCAACTACCACATG ATCCTGTTTGACCAGGCCCAGAGGTCTGTGCGGCAGCAACTGCACAACTTCGTCAAAGA GGATGTGCGGAAATTCAAGGAGACCAAGAAACAGTTTGACAAAGTTCGGGAGGACATGGAGCTGTCCCTCGTGAGGAATGCCCAGGCCCCACGGCACCGGCCCCACGAGGTGGAGGAGGCCACGGGTGCCTTGACCCTCACCCGGAAGTGTTTCCGTCACCTGGCACTAGACTATGTGCTCCAG ATCAACGTACTCCAGGCCAAGAAGAAGTTCGAGATCTTGGATTCT ATGCTGTCCTTCATGCACGCCCAGCACAGCTTCTTCCAGCAGGGCTATAGCCTGCTGCACCAGCTGGACCCCTACATGAAGAAGCTGGCAGCCGAG ctaGACCAGCTGGTGATCGACTCGGCGGTGGAAAAGCGTGAGATGGAGCGAAAGCATGCTGCCATCCAGCAGCGG ACGCTGCTGCAG GACTTCTCCTACGATGAGCCCAAAGTGGAGTTTGATGTGGACGCGCCCAGCGGTGTGGTGATGGAGGGCTACCTCTTCAAGAGGGCCAGTAATGCCTTCAAGACGTGGAACCG GCGCTGGTTCTCCATCCAGAACAGCCAGCTGGTCTACCAGAAGAAACTCAAG GACGTGCTCACCGTGGTGGTGGATGACCTCCGTCTGTGCTCCGTGAAGCCATGTGAGGACATCGAACGGAGGTTCTGTTTTGAGGTCGTGTCACCCACCAA GAGCTGCATGCTGCAGGCCGACTCAGAGAAGCTGCGGCAGGCCTGGGTTCAAGCTGTGCAGGCCAGCATCGCCTCTGCCTACCGGGAGAGCCCGGACAGCTGCTACAGTGAG AGGCTGGACCGCACGGCGTCTCCATCCACGAGCAGCATCGACTCTGCTACGGACTCGCGGGAGCGCAGCGTCAAGGGCGAGAGCGTGCTGCAGCGTGTGCAGAACGTGGCTGGCAATAGCCAGTGTGGGGACTGTGGCCAGCCGGATCCCCGCTGGGCCAGCATCAACCTGGGGGTGCTGCTCTGCATCGAGTGCTCCGGCATCCACAG GAGCCTGGGTGTCCACTGCTCCAAGGTGCGGTCCCTGACCCTGGACTCATGGGAGCCAGAGCTGCTGAAG CTGATGTGTGAGCTCGGAAACAGCACCGTGAACCAGATCTACGAGGCTCAGTGTGAGGGGCCAGGTGGCAGGAAGCCCACAGCCAGCAGCCCTAG GCAGGACAAGGAGGCCTGGATCAAGGACAAGTATGTGGAGAAGAAGTTCCTGCGGAAGCCACCGTCGGCACCAGCCCGGGACGTCCCCCGGCCCTGGAGGGCGCAAAAGTGCCAGCGCCACCACAGCTCCCCCCGGGTCCCCGCTGCCCGCCGCAAGGTCCGGCTGGAGCCCATCCTGCCCTCTGTGGCTGCTCTGTCCTCAG CAGGTGCTGTGGAGCGCAAGTTCCGGAGGGACTCTCTCTTCTGCCCGGATGAGCTGGACTCCCTCTTCTCCTACTTCGATGCTGGGGCTGCTGCAGCCGGTCCACGGA GTCTGAGCAGCGACAGTGGCTTAGGAGGCAGCTCTGATGGCAGCTCTGACGTTCTGGCCTTTGGCGCAGGCTCTGTTGTGGACAGCGTCACTGAGGAGG AGGGTGCAGAGTCGGAGGAGTCCAGCGGGGAGGCGGACGGAGAAGCAGAGGCCTGGGGCCTGGCGGACGTGCGCGAGCTGCACCCTGGTCTACTGGCGCACCGAGCGGCGCGAACCCGAGACCTCCGAGCGCTGGCCATGGCGCTGGCGCACGGGGCAGAGGTCAACTGGGCCGACGCGGAGGACGAGGGCAAGACGCCGTTGGTGCAGGCTGTGCTGGGG GGCTCCTTGATTGTCTGTGAATTCCTTCTGCAAAACGGAGCAGACGTGAACCAAAGAGACAGCCGGGGCAGGGCGCCGCTGCACCACGCCACGCTCCTGGGACGCACGGG TCAGGTCTGCCTGTTCTTGAAGCGGGGGGCCGACCAGCACGCCTTGGACCACAAGCAGCAGGACCCGCTGAGCATCGCCATCCAGGAGGCAAACGCGGACATCGTCACTTT GCTCCGGCTGGCCCGCATGGCTGAGGAGATGCGAGAGGCGGAGGCGCCCCCGGGCCAGCCGGGCCCCCTGGCGGGCAGCAGCCCCACGGAGCTCCAGTACCGCAGGTGCATCCAGGAGTTCATCAGCCTCCACCTGGAGGAGAGCTAG
- the SCNN1D gene encoding amiloride-sensitive sodium channel subunit delta — MALRSHTYSLLQHAGSRSSREQPVWVYRAGHVLADAYPLPLAQPPPQAPQEGARAQEAIPWVQEGLVIQIKMRTMWKVHRKPMRHQAGATLKLASWAQAGAVAQASGGSPESHDAQLPPPPQPEDEEGQGERLVELHASFRELFTFFCTNATVHGAIRLVCSSQNRLKTASWGLLFLGALGALYWQFGLLFEQYWSYPVIMTVSVHSERKLFPSVTLCDMNPHRPSSVRHHLQALDRFARENIRSLYQFNFSEDGDVPFADDQGPQPAFYLDRSVRLQRLSHPGGQSRVGFRLCNSTGGDCFYRAFSSGVTAAREWYRFHYVSILALLPAAHEDSHQSHGGHFVFSCQFDGRDCQARHFQTFHHPTYGSCYTFNGVWAAQRPGITHGISLVLRTEQQDHLPLLSTEAGIKVMIHERDHTPFLEHQGFSIRPGTETTIGIREDEVRRLGSPYSHCTDGVEGVGGQLLYNASYTLQACLVSCFQQLMVETCSCGYYFYPLPAGAQYCSYSRHPAWGHCFYRLYRDLGTHRLPCASRCPRSCRESSYKLSAGTSRWPSSKSADWILAVLGKPGRRSSSQSKSPSPSLRNNMAKVNIFYQELNYRTVEETPVYSVPELLSAMGSLWSLWFGSSVLSVLELLELLLDAVALTLLLGCRRLRRTRVPDGAATVASHAKPEASPLPTDCRNDVNHLGGPAGLFPHAASGSCGRNLC, encoded by the exons ATGGCCCTGCGAAGCCATACCTACAGCCTGCTCCAACATGCAGGTTCCCGGAGCTCACGGGAGCAGCCTGTTTGGGTGTACCGGGCCGGGCATGTGCTGGCAGATGCTTATCCGCTGCCCCTggctcagccccctccccaggcgcCTCAGGAGGGGGCCAGAGCTCAGGAGGCCATACCCTGGGTGCAAGAAGGCCTAGTGATTCAGATCAAGATGCGGACAATGTGGAAAGTCCACCGGAAGCCCATGCG GCACCAGGCAGGGGCCACACTAAAGCTTGCTTCTTGGGCGCAGGCAGGAGCCGTGGCCCAGGCATCCGGTGGCTCCCCAGAGTCCCACGATGCCCAGCTGCCACCGCCACCTCAGCCCGAGGACGAGGAGGGCCAAGGGGAGAGGCTCGTGGAGCTGCATGCCTCCTTCCGGGAGCTGTTCACCTTCTTCTGCACCAACGCCACCGTCCATGGTGCCATCCGCCTCGTCTGCTCCAGCCAGAACCGCCTCAAGACGGCATCCTGGGGGCTGCTGTTCCTGGGTGCCCTGGGCGCACTCTACTGGCAGTTTGGGCTCCTCTTTGAGCAGTACTGGAGCTACCCGGTCATCATGACCGTGTCCGTGCACTCGGAGCGAAAGCTCTTCCCGTCGGTCACTCTGTGTGACATGAACCCGCACAG GCCGAGCTCAGTCCGCCACCATCTGCAGGCACTCGATCGGTTCGCCCGGGAGAACATCCGCTCTCTCTACCAATTCAACTTCAGCGAGGACGGGGATGTCCCCTTTGCCGACGACCAGGGCCCACAGCCTGCCTTCTACCTGGACCGCAGCGTCCGTCTGCagaggctgagccacccaggtggccagaGCAGAGTGGGTTTCAGACTG TGTAACAGCACAGGCGGAGACTGCTTCTACCGGGCCTTCTCGTCAGGTGTGACAGCCGCCCGAGAATGGTACCGCTTCCACTATGTGAGCATCTTGGCCCTGCTGCCCGCTGCCCACGAGGACAGCCACCAGAGCCACGGTGGCCACTTTGTCTTCTCTTGCCAATTCGACGGCCGGGACTGCCAGGCCCG GCACTTCCAGACGTTCCACCACCCCACCTATGGCAGCTGCTATACCTTCAATGGTGTCTGGGCTGCGCAGCGCCCGGGCATCACCCATG GAATCAGCCTGGTCCTCAGGACTGAGCAGCAGGACCACCTCCCGCTGCTGTCCACGGAAGCTGGCATCAAAGTCATGATTCATGAACGTGACCACACACCTTTCCTGGAGCACCAGGGTTTCAGCATCCGGCCAGGGACCGAGACCACCATCGGCATCCGAGAG gacGAGGTGCGCCGGCTGGGGAGCCCCTATAGTCACTGCACCGACGGTGTGGAGGGTGTGGGTGGGCAGCTGCTGTACAATGCCTCCTATACCCTGCAG GCCTGCCTGGTATCCTGTTTCCAGCAGCTCATGGTGGAGACCTGCTCCTGCGGCTACTACTTCTACCCTCTGCCGGCAGGAGCCCAGTACTGCAGCTACTCCCGGCACCCAGCCTGGG gCCACTGCTTCTACCGCCTCTACAGGGACCTGGGGACACACCGACTTCCTTGTGCCTCCCGCTGCCCCAGGTCCTGCAG GGAGTCTTCCTACAAGCTCTCTGCCGGGACCTCGAGGTGGCCTTCCTCCAAGTCAGCT GACTGGATCCTGGCTGTGCTGGGCAAGCCAGGCCGCAGGAGCTCAAGCCAGAGCAAGAGCCCAAGCCCAAGCCTCAG GAACAACATGGCCAAGGTGAACATCTTCTACCAGGAGCTCAACTACCGAACAGTGGAGGAGACACCCGTTTACTCG GTGCCCGAGCTGCTCTCAGCCATGGGCAGCCTCTGGAGCCTGTGGTTCggctcctctgttctctctgtcctgGAGCTGTTGGAGCTGCTGCTCGATGCCGTAGCCCTCACACTGCTACTGGGCTGCCGCCGGCTCCGCAGAACTCGGGTCCCAGACGGGGCAGCCACAGTGGCGTCCCACGCCAAGCCGGAGGCCAGCCCGTTGCCCACTGACTGCAGGAACGACGTTAATCATCTGGGGGGCCCTGCTGGCCTCTTCCCCCATGCCGCTTCTGGGAGCTGTGGCAGGAATCTTTGCTGA
- the ACAP3 gene encoding arf-GAP with coiled-coil, ANK repeat and PH domain-containing protein 3 isoform X2 gives MTVEFEECIKDSPRFRATIDEVETDVVEIEAKLDKLVKLCSGMIEAGKAYVTTNRLFVSGVRDLSQQCQGDTVISECLQRFGDSLQEMVNYHMILFDQAQRSVRQQLHNFVKEDVRKFKETKKQFDKVREDMELSLVRNAQAPRHRPHEVEEATGALTLTRKCFRHLALDYVLQINVLQAKKKFEILDSMLSFMHAQHSFFQQGYSLLHQLDPYMKKLAAELDQLVIDSAVEKREMERKHAAIQQRTLLQDFSYDEPKVEFDVDAPSGVVMEGYLFKRASNAFKTWNRRWFSIQNSQLVYQKKLKDVLTVVVDDLRLCSVKPCEDIERRFCFEVVSPTKSCMLQADSEKLRQAWVQAVQASIASAYRESPDSCYSERLDRTASPSTSSIDSATDSRERSVKGESVLQRVQNVAGNSQCGDCGQPDPRWASINLGVLLCIECSGIHRSLGVHCSKVRSLTLDSWEPELLKLMCELGNSTVNQIYEAQCEGPGGRKPTASSPRQDKEAWIKDKYVEKKFLRKPPSAPARDVPRPWRAQKCQRHHSSPRVPAARRKVRLEPILPSVAALSSGAVERKFRRDSLFCPDELDSLFSYFDAGAAAAGPRSLSSDSGLGGSSDGSSDVLAFGAGSVVDSVTEEEGAESEESSGEADGEAEAWGLADVRELHPGLLAHRAARTRDLRALAMALAHGAEVNWADAEDEGKTPLVQAVLGGSLIVCEFLLQNGADVNQRDSRGRAPLHHATLLGRTGQVCLFLKRGADQHALDHKQQDPLSIAIQEANADIVTLLRLARMAEEMREAEAPPGQPGPLAGSSPTELQYRRCIQEFISLHLEES, from the exons ATGACGGTGGAGTTCGAGGAGTGCATCAAGGACTCGCCGCGCTTCAG GGCTACTATTGACGAGGTGGAAACAGACGTGGTGGAGATCGAGGCAAAACTAGACAAG CTGGTCAAGCTGTGCAGTGGCATGATCGAGGCTGGCAAGGCCTATGTCACGACCAACAGGCTCTTCGTGAGTGGTGTTCGAGACCTGTCCCAGCAGTGCCAGGGCGACACCGTCATCTCG GAATGTCTGCAGAGGTTTGGAGACAGCTTGCAGGAGATGGTCAACTACCACATG ATCCTGTTTGACCAGGCCCAGAGGTCTGTGCGGCAGCAACTGCACAACTTCGTCAAAGA GGATGTGCGGAAATTCAAGGAGACCAAGAAACAGTTTGACAAAGTTCGGGAGGACATGGAGCTGTCCCTCGTGAGGAATGCCCAGGCCCCACGGCACCGGCCCCACGAGGTGGAGGAGGCCACGGGTGCCTTGACCCTCACCCGGAAGTGTTTCCGTCACCTGGCACTAGACTATGTGCTCCAG ATCAACGTACTCCAGGCCAAGAAGAAGTTCGAGATCTTGGATTCT ATGCTGTCCTTCATGCACGCCCAGCACAGCTTCTTCCAGCAGGGCTATAGCCTGCTGCACCAGCTGGACCCCTACATGAAGAAGCTGGCAGCCGAG ctaGACCAGCTGGTGATCGACTCGGCGGTGGAAAAGCGTGAGATGGAGCGAAAGCATGCTGCCATCCAGCAGCGG ACGCTGCTGCAG GACTTCTCCTACGATGAGCCCAAAGTGGAGTTTGATGTGGACGCGCCCAGCGGTGTGGTGATGGAGGGCTACCTCTTCAAGAGGGCCAGTAATGCCTTCAAGACGTGGAACCG GCGCTGGTTCTCCATCCAGAACAGCCAGCTGGTCTACCAGAAGAAACTCAAG GACGTGCTCACCGTGGTGGTGGATGACCTCCGTCTGTGCTCCGTGAAGCCATGTGAGGACATCGAACGGAGGTTCTGTTTTGAGGTCGTGTCACCCACCAA GAGCTGCATGCTGCAGGCCGACTCAGAGAAGCTGCGGCAGGCCTGGGTTCAAGCTGTGCAGGCCAGCATCGCCTCTGCCTACCGGGAGAGCCCGGACAGCTGCTACAGTGAG AGGCTGGACCGCACGGCGTCTCCATCCACGAGCAGCATCGACTCTGCTACGGACTCGCGGGAGCGCAGCGTCAAGGGCGAGAGCGTGCTGCAGCGTGTGCAGAACGTGGCTGGCAATAGCCAGTGTGGGGACTGTGGCCAGCCGGATCCCCGCTGGGCCAGCATCAACCTGGGGGTGCTGCTCTGCATCGAGTGCTCCGGCATCCACAG GAGCCTGGGTGTCCACTGCTCCAAGGTGCGGTCCCTGACCCTGGACTCATGGGAGCCAGAGCTGCTGAAG CTGATGTGTGAGCTCGGAAACAGCACCGTGAACCAGATCTACGAGGCTCAGTGTGAGGGGCCAGGTGGCAGGAAGCCCACAGCCAGCAGCCCTAG GCAGGACAAGGAGGCCTGGATCAAGGACAAGTATGTGGAGAAGAAGTTCCTGCGGAAGCCACCGTCGGCACCAGCCCGGGACGTCCCCCGGCCCTGGAGGGCGCAAAAGTGCCAGCGCCACCACAGCTCCCCCCGGGTCCCCGCTGCCCGCCGCAAGGTCCGGCTGGAGCCCATCCTGCCCTCTGTGGCTGCTCTGTCCTCAG GTGCTGTGGAGCGCAAGTTCCGGAGGGACTCTCTCTTCTGCCCGGATGAGCTGGACTCCCTCTTCTCCTACTTCGATGCTGGGGCTGCTGCAGCCGGTCCACGGA GTCTGAGCAGCGACAGTGGCTTAGGAGGCAGCTCTGATGGCAGCTCTGACGTTCTGGCCTTTGGCGCAGGCTCTGTTGTGGACAGCGTCACTGAGGAGG AGGGTGCAGAGTCGGAGGAGTCCAGCGGGGAGGCGGACGGAGAAGCAGAGGCCTGGGGCCTGGCGGACGTGCGCGAGCTGCACCCTGGTCTACTGGCGCACCGAGCGGCGCGAACCCGAGACCTCCGAGCGCTGGCCATGGCGCTGGCGCACGGGGCAGAGGTCAACTGGGCCGACGCGGAGGACGAGGGCAAGACGCCGTTGGTGCAGGCTGTGCTGGGG GGCTCCTTGATTGTCTGTGAATTCCTTCTGCAAAACGGAGCAGACGTGAACCAAAGAGACAGCCGGGGCAGGGCGCCGCTGCACCACGCCACGCTCCTGGGACGCACGGG TCAGGTCTGCCTGTTCTTGAAGCGGGGGGCCGACCAGCACGCCTTGGACCACAAGCAGCAGGACCCGCTGAGCATCGCCATCCAGGAGGCAAACGCGGACATCGTCACTTT GCTCCGGCTGGCCCGCATGGCTGAGGAGATGCGAGAGGCGGAGGCGCCCCCGGGCCAGCCGGGCCCCCTGGCGGGCAGCAGCCCCACGGAGCTCCAGTACCGCAGGTGCATCCAGGAGTTCATCAGCCTCCACCTGGAGGAGAGCTAG